A genomic segment from Mus musculus strain C57BL/6J chromosome 13, GRCm38.p6 C57BL/6J encodes:
- the Ippk gene encoding inositol-pentakisphosphate 2-kinase isoform X1 has translation MEEGKMDENEWSYHGEGNKSLVVAHAQRCVVLRFLKFPPNKKKTSEEILQHLQNIVDFGKNVMKDFLGENYVHCGEVVQLPLEFVKQLCLKIQCERPESRCDKDLDTFSGYAMCLPNLTRLQTFHFAEHRPILCVEIKPKCGFIPFSNDVTHEMKHKVCRYCMHQHLKVATGKWKKISKYCPLDLYSGNKQRMHFALRSLLQETQNNLRIFKNGELIYGCGDARSPVADLKELAHHLKPFFFPSNGLASGPHCTKAVIRELVHVITRVLLSSSEKARAGALRLGLQGPRVCEASPFSRSLHNQGADVGPAGHRRPLPSVQTG, from the exons CGCTGTGTAGTTCTGCGTTTTCTGAAGTTTCCTCCAAATAAGAAGAAG ACCTCAGAAGAGATACTTCAGCATCTGCAGAACATAGTAGACTTTGGCAAAAATGTCATGAAAGACTTTTTGGGAGAGAACTATGTTCATTGTGGG gaAGTTGTTCAGCTGCCTTTAGAGTTTGTGAAACAACTCTGTTTAAAGATACAGTGTGAAAGACCAG AGTCCCGTTGTGACAAGGACCTGGACACATTCAGTGGTTATGCTATGTGCCTTCCCAATTTAACCAGACTTCAGACCTTCCACTTTGCAGAGCACCGGCCGATTCTGTGTGTAGAGATTAAG CCAAAATGTGGGTTTATTCCTTTCTCAAATGATGTTACCCACGAGATGAAGCACAAGGTGTGCCGATACTGCATGCACCAGCACCTCAAG GTAGCAACTGGAAAGTGGAAGAAAATCAGTAAATACTGTCCCCTCGACCTCTACTCAGG AAATAAGCAGCGCATGCACTTTGCCCTCAGAAGTCTGCTGCAGGAGACACAGAATAATCTTAGGATATTTAAG AATGGAGAGCTGATTTATGGTTGTGGTGATGCCCGGAGCCCTGTGGCTGACTTGAAGGAGCTTGCACACCACCTGAagcccttcttcttcccttccaacGGCTTGGCCAGTGGGCCTCACTGCACGAAGGCTGTGATCCGTGAGCTGGTGCATGTTATCACCAGGGTGCTGCTGAGCAGCTCAGAAAAAGCCCGAGCTGGTGCCCTGAGGCTTGGGCTCCAGGGCCCACGAGTCTGTGAAGCCAGTCCTTTCAGCAGGAGCCTACACAACCAAG GTGCAGATGTTGGACCAGCTGGACATCGAAGGCCTCTACCCTCTGTACAAACGGGTTGA